One genomic segment of Hordeum vulgare subsp. vulgare chromosome 2H, MorexV3_pseudomolecules_assembly, whole genome shotgun sequence includes these proteins:
- the LOC123431121 gene encoding 3-oxoacyl-[acyl-carrier-protein] reductase FabG-like, with protein MASSRPETAGGAPWSKLQGQVVLVTGASSGLGREFCLDLARAGCRVVAAARRAGRLRSLCDEINAAAEIPLPLAVAVELDVAAGESLVEDAVQRAWDAFGRVDVLINNAGVRGGVHSALDWPEDEWDKLMKTNLRGVWLVAKHVCRRMRDAELKGSVINISSTSGLDGGITHGSLAYSASKSAVHSVTKLMSLELGAHGIRVNTIAPGIFKSEITAPLFEKRWMNDVASKILPLKKIGTPDPALTSLVRFLTHETSSYISGNIFVVDSGLVLPGVPIFSSL; from the exons ATGGCGTCGTCTCGGCCGGAGACGGCAGGGGGAGCGCCGTGGAGTAAGCTGCAGGGGCAGGTGGTGCTGGTGACGGGCGCCTCCTCCGGCCTCGGCCGCGAGTTCTGCCTCGACCTGGCGCGCGCGGGCTGCCGGGTCGTCGCCGCGGCGCGCCGTGCCGGTCGTCTCCGCTCCCTCTGCGACGAGATCAACGCGGCCGCCGAAATCCCCCTGCCCCTGGCGGTGGCCGTCGAGCTCGACGTCGCTGCCGGCGAGTCGCTCGTCGAGGACGCGGTGCAGAGGGCGTGGGACGCCTTCGGCCGCGTCGATGTCTTGATCAACAACGCAGGTGTACGAG GAGGTGTGCATTCGGCGTTGGATTGGCCGGAGGACGAGTGGGATAAACTCATGAAGACCAACCTTCGGGGAGTATGGCTCGTGGCCAAGCATGTGTGCAGACGCATGCGTGATGCCGAGCTCAAGGGTTCGGTGATAAACATATCGTCTACTTCGGGTCTTGATGGCGGGATCACACATGGCTCCCTGGCATACTCAGCCTCCAAGTCTGCCGTGCACTCTGTCACAAAg CTCATGTCTTTGGAATTAGGAGCACATGGCATTAGGGTGAACACGATTGCCCCCGGAATCTTCAAGTCGGAGATAACTGCTCCGTTATTCGAAAAGCGGTGGATGAACGATGTCGCTTCAAAGATTCTGCCACTTAAAAAAATTGGTACTCCTGATCCAGCGTTGACGTCGCTGGTTCGTTTCCTGACGCATGAAACGTCGTCGTATATAAGTGGTAACATATTTGTTGTAGACTCAGGCCTCGTCCTACCTGGTGTCCCAATATTCTCATCTCTATAA
- the LOC123431122 gene encoding heterogeneous nuclear ribonucleoprotein U-like protein 1 isoform X2 — MATRPGGETAQPPPKRPRHHGDHAGPEPARVQLNPADCNLDFDVGAGGLRGEALHGGGFAYCWSGARATAGVRRGGRYCFGCRVVAEQAVEMDDTEAGQRHLCRVGVSRGDYPVGDLGEAGGHSFGFGGTRKLSHQGRFFDYGARFGVGDTIVCAVDLDTKSMASIGFAKNGEWLGIAKYFDASHKGLGLVDAPVRPMQWESAIFPHVLLKNVVVEMQFSREDGLEPIDGYKPWTSAFADGNAVFGPVFDEQKECEVMMMVGLPASGKSTWAEKQVREHPEKRFVLLGTNLALDQMKVPGLLRKNNYGEHFDRLMDHATQIFNTLLDRAAKIPRNYILDQTNVYKSARIRKLRPFANYYKIAVVVFPSPNELNSRAAKRSKEMGKDVPAEAVDQMTANFVLPLSKDMPGSKEPFDEVIFVELSRDDAQINLDEMKRLLPRASAPSHGNVSSAYTRTVSAAGPSLSSGVEPPMNYSAVGEKRMTRLPQEEIDWTLAHVVDGPVPYYYESLKRENPSLLPSPEEQMDSSKVDLYNGARALYGVRERFAKYQAFVRAEYEKRGYVEVDDDFLERRARRRAYSDVLCAKAKEYVTQLVHTGELLVAPRNHHV; from the exons ATGGCGACGAGGCCGGGCGGCGAGACCGCGCAGCCCCCGCCGAAGCGCCCCCGCCACCACGGCGACCACGCCGGGCCTGAGCCGGCGCGCGTGCAGCTCAACCCGGCAGACTGCAACCTCG ACTTCGACGTCGGCGCCGGCGGGCTGCGGGGGGAGGCGCTGCACGGGGGCGGGTTCGCCTACTGCTGGTCGGGCGCGCGCGCGACGGCCGGGGTCCGGCGCGGCGGGCGGTACTGCTTCGGgtgcagggtggtggcggagcaggccgTGGAGATGGACGACACGGAGGCCGGCCAGCGGCACCTCTGCCGCGTCGGCGTCTCCAGGGGGGACTACCCCGTGGGCGACCTCGGGGAGGCCGGCGGCCACAGCTTCGGGTTCGGGGGCACGAGGAAGCTCTCCCACCAGGGCAGGTTCTTCGATTACGGCGCAAGGTTCGGGGTCGGGGACACCATCGTCTGCGCCGTGGACCTCGAtaccaagtccatggcctcgattGGGTTCGCCAAGAACGGGGAATGGCTTGGCATTGCCAAGTATTTTGATGCCAGCCACAAGGGGCTTGGTCTGGTTGATGCTCCTGTGAGGCCGATGCAGTGGGAGTCGGCAATCTTTCCGCATGTGCTGCTGAAGAATGTCGTCGTCGAGATGCAGTTTAGCAGGGAGGACGGGCTGGAGCCGATCGATGGCTACAAGCCCTGGACCTCGGCTTTCGCAGATGGCAATGCGGTGTTTGGGCCTGTGTTTGATGAACAGAAGGAATGTGAGGTTATGATGATGGTTGGCCTCCCGGCTTCGGGGAAATCTACTTGGGCAGAGAAGCAGGTCAGGGAACATCCGGAGAAACGCTTCGTCCTTCTTGGGACTAACCTTGCATTGGACCAAATGAAG GTGCCAGGATTGCTTCGTAAGAACAACTATGGTGAGCACTTTGACCGTTTGATGGATCATGCCACCCAGATTTTCAACACATTGCTGGACAGGGCCGCAAAGATCCCCCGCAATTACATTCTCGACCAAACAAATGTGTACAAAAGCGCCCGTATTCGCAAGCTGAGGCCATTTGCAAACTACTATAAA ATTGCTGTGGTTGTTTTCCCATCGCCAAATGAACTCAATTCCCGGGCAGCAAAGCGATCCAAGGAGATGGGGAAGGATGTACCAGCTGAAGCAGTTGATCAGATGACAG CCAATTTTGTCTTGCCACTGTCGAAGGACATGCCTGGTTCAAAGGAGCCTTTCGATGAG GTGATTTTTGTGGAGCTTTCCAGGGATGATGCCCAGATAAACCTAGACGAGATGAAACGTTTGCTGCCAAGAGCCTCAGCTCCCAGCCATGGCAAT GTTAGCTCAGCATATACCAGGACTGTTTCTGCGGCAGGACCATCTCTGTCGTCAGGCGTTGAACCACCAATGAACTACTCAGCAGTAGGCGAGAAAAGGATGACGCGGCTGCCGCAGGAAGAGATCGATTGGACCCTTGCCCATGTGGTGGATGGTCCTGTCCCTTACTACTACGAGTCCCTGAAGCGCGAAAACCCCAGCTTGCTGCCTTCACCCGAGGAGCAGATGGACAGCTCCAAGGTTGATCTCTATAATGGTGCCCGCGCACTCTACGGCGTTCGGGAGAGATTCGCCAAGTACCAGGCATTTGTCCGCGCTGAGTATGAGAAGCGCGGCTACGTCGAGGTCGACGACGACTTCCTGGAGCGCAGGGCGCGCCGCCGGGCGTATAGTGATGTCCTATGCGCAAAGGCAAAGGAATATGTCACCCAGTTGGTCCACACTGGCGAACTTTTGGTTGCACCCCGCAACCACCATGTATAA
- the LOC123431122 gene encoding heterogeneous nuclear ribonucleoprotein U-like protein 1 isoform X1, with translation MATRPGGETAQPPPKRPRHHGDHAGPEPARVQLNPADCNLDFDVGAGGLRGEALHGGGFAYCWSGARATAGVRRGGRYCFGCRVVAEQAVEMDDTEAGQRHLCRVGVSRGDYPVGDLGEAGGHSFGFGGTRKLSHQGRFFDYGARFGVGDTIVCAVDLDTKSMASIGFAKNGEWLGIAKYFDASHKGLGLVDAPVRPMQWESAIFPHVLLKNVVVEMQFSREDGLEPIDGYKPWTSAFADGNAVFGPVFDEQKECEVMMMVGLPASGKSTWAEKQVREHPEKRFVLLGTNLALDQMKVPGLLRKNNYGEHFDRLMDHATQIFNTLLDRAAKIPRNYILDQTNVYKSARIRKLRPFANYYKIAVVVFPSPNELNSRAAKRSKEMGKDVPAEAVDQMTANFVLPLSKDMPGSKEPFDEVIFVELSRDDAQINLDEMKRLLPRASAPSHGNVSNQMVSSAYTRTVSAAGPSLSSGVEPPMNYSAVGEKRMTRLPQEEIDWTLAHVVDGPVPYYYESLKRENPSLLPSPEEQMDSSKVDLYNGARALYGVRERFAKYQAFVRAEYEKRGYVEVDDDFLERRARRRAYSDVLCAKAKEYVTQLVHTGELLVAPRNHHV, from the exons ATGGCGACGAGGCCGGGCGGCGAGACCGCGCAGCCCCCGCCGAAGCGCCCCCGCCACCACGGCGACCACGCCGGGCCTGAGCCGGCGCGCGTGCAGCTCAACCCGGCAGACTGCAACCTCG ACTTCGACGTCGGCGCCGGCGGGCTGCGGGGGGAGGCGCTGCACGGGGGCGGGTTCGCCTACTGCTGGTCGGGCGCGCGCGCGACGGCCGGGGTCCGGCGCGGCGGGCGGTACTGCTTCGGgtgcagggtggtggcggagcaggccgTGGAGATGGACGACACGGAGGCCGGCCAGCGGCACCTCTGCCGCGTCGGCGTCTCCAGGGGGGACTACCCCGTGGGCGACCTCGGGGAGGCCGGCGGCCACAGCTTCGGGTTCGGGGGCACGAGGAAGCTCTCCCACCAGGGCAGGTTCTTCGATTACGGCGCAAGGTTCGGGGTCGGGGACACCATCGTCTGCGCCGTGGACCTCGAtaccaagtccatggcctcgattGGGTTCGCCAAGAACGGGGAATGGCTTGGCATTGCCAAGTATTTTGATGCCAGCCACAAGGGGCTTGGTCTGGTTGATGCTCCTGTGAGGCCGATGCAGTGGGAGTCGGCAATCTTTCCGCATGTGCTGCTGAAGAATGTCGTCGTCGAGATGCAGTTTAGCAGGGAGGACGGGCTGGAGCCGATCGATGGCTACAAGCCCTGGACCTCGGCTTTCGCAGATGGCAATGCGGTGTTTGGGCCTGTGTTTGATGAACAGAAGGAATGTGAGGTTATGATGATGGTTGGCCTCCCGGCTTCGGGGAAATCTACTTGGGCAGAGAAGCAGGTCAGGGAACATCCGGAGAAACGCTTCGTCCTTCTTGGGACTAACCTTGCATTGGACCAAATGAAG GTGCCAGGATTGCTTCGTAAGAACAACTATGGTGAGCACTTTGACCGTTTGATGGATCATGCCACCCAGATTTTCAACACATTGCTGGACAGGGCCGCAAAGATCCCCCGCAATTACATTCTCGACCAAACAAATGTGTACAAAAGCGCCCGTATTCGCAAGCTGAGGCCATTTGCAAACTACTATAAA ATTGCTGTGGTTGTTTTCCCATCGCCAAATGAACTCAATTCCCGGGCAGCAAAGCGATCCAAGGAGATGGGGAAGGATGTACCAGCTGAAGCAGTTGATCAGATGACAG CCAATTTTGTCTTGCCACTGTCGAAGGACATGCCTGGTTCAAAGGAGCCTTTCGATGAG GTGATTTTTGTGGAGCTTTCCAGGGATGATGCCCAGATAAACCTAGACGAGATGAAACGTTTGCTGCCAAGAGCCTCAGCTCCCAGCCATGGCAATGTCAGTAACCAGATG GTTAGCTCAGCATATACCAGGACTGTTTCTGCGGCAGGACCATCTCTGTCGTCAGGCGTTGAACCACCAATGAACTACTCAGCAGTAGGCGAGAAAAGGATGACGCGGCTGCCGCAGGAAGAGATCGATTGGACCCTTGCCCATGTGGTGGATGGTCCTGTCCCTTACTACTACGAGTCCCTGAAGCGCGAAAACCCCAGCTTGCTGCCTTCACCCGAGGAGCAGATGGACAGCTCCAAGGTTGATCTCTATAATGGTGCCCGCGCACTCTACGGCGTTCGGGAGAGATTCGCCAAGTACCAGGCATTTGTCCGCGCTGAGTATGAGAAGCGCGGCTACGTCGAGGTCGACGACGACTTCCTGGAGCGCAGGGCGCGCCGCCGGGCGTATAGTGATGTCCTATGCGCAAAGGCAAAGGAATATGTCACCCAGTTGGTCCACACTGGCGAACTTTTGGTTGCACCCCGCAACCACCATGTATAA